One genomic segment of Belonocnema kinseyi isolate 2016_QV_RU_SX_M_011 chromosome 2, B_treatae_v1, whole genome shotgun sequence includes these proteins:
- the LOC117183026 gene encoding trichoplein keratin filament-binding protein-like — protein MANGASFIAEKLDLEQEGFRSPPENHNFVEKDENSKGTRGSGDETKDPMKEERLKEIREVVVEEMDIYKEKPKETKEELEKVIRRKMAEFRKEIKKWEQVREQLEKKMQSLEQNYRLVTLEGDKTNSNMNKKIKNLQMLGKGVWLMQGKQHFREKEEEENERFEEEAEKARTVEQEWKVENMKKRRKGVYEHIKMVEERKGRVIESTRWVAERREVFSARDVADGTRENFEELEKR, from the exons ATGGCTAATGGAGCAAGTTTTATCGCGGAAAAActagatttagagcaggaagggTTCAG atcacCGCcggaaaatcataattttgtagaaaaggaTGAGAATAGTAAGGGGACGCGAGGAAGCGGAGATGAAACTAAAgatccgatgaaagaggaaagactgaaAGAAATTCGCGAAGTTGTGGTAGAAGAAATGGACATTTATAAAGAAAAACCGAAGGAAACGAAAGAGGAATTAGAGAAAGTAATTAGGCGGAAAATGGCTGAATttaggaaagaaataaagaaatgggaacaagTCAGGGAACAGTTGGAAAAGAAGATGCAGTCACTGGAACAAAACTATAGAT tagtgacattagagggagatAAAActaatagcaatatgaataaaaagataaaaaatctacaaatgtTAGGAAAAGGCGTTTGGTTAATGCAAGGAAAACAACactttagagaaaag GAAGAGGAAGAGAAtgaaaggtttgaggaagaggcggagaaggccaGGACGGTAGAACAGGAGTGGAAggtagaaaatatgaaaaaaagaagaaaaggagtTTACGAACATATTAAAATG GTAGAAGAGAGAAAAGGTAGAGTGATAGAATCAACGAGATGGGTAGCAGAAAGGAGGGAGG